A single region of the Malaclemys terrapin pileata isolate rMalTer1 chromosome 2, rMalTer1.hap1, whole genome shotgun sequence genome encodes:
- the RAD21 gene encoding double-strand-break repair protein rad21 homolog, translating into MFYAHFVLSKRGPLAKIWLAAHWDKKLTKAHVFECNLESSVESIISPKVKMALRTSGHLLLGVVRIYHRKAKYLLADCNEAFIKIKMAFRPGVVDLPEENREAAYNAITLPEEFHDFDQPLPDLDDIDVAQQFSLNQSRVEEITMREEVGNISILQDNDFGDFGMDDREMMREGSAFEDDMLVSTSASNLLLEPEQSTSHLNEKANHLEYEDQYKDDNFGEGNDGGILDDKLLSNNDGGIFDDPPALSEGGVMMPEQPPHDDLDDDDNVSMGGPDSPDSVDPVEPLPTMTDQTTLVPNEEEAFALEPIDITVKETKAKRKRKLIVDSVKELDSKTIRAQLSDYSDIVTTLDLAPPTKKLMMWKETGGVEKLFSLPAQPLWNNRLLKLFTRCLTPLVPEDLRKRRKGGEADNLDEFLKDFENPEVPREEPQQQQQQRDVIDEPILEEPSRLQESMMEGSRTNLDESVMPPPPPQTGVKRKAQQVDPEPVLPPQPLQQLEMPPVEMPPEEPQNICQLIPELELLPEKEKEKEKEKEEEEEEEEEDGTGGDQDQEERRWNKRTQQMLHGLQRALAKTGAESISLLELCRNTNRKQAAAKFYSFLVLKKQQAIELTQEEPYSDIIATPGPRFHII; encoded by the exons GTGAAGATGGCACTTCGAACCTCAGGACATCTCTTATTGGGAGTTGTTAGAATCTACCACAGGAAAGCTAAATACCTTCTTGCAGACTGTAATGAAGCCTTCATTAAGATCAAGATGGCTTTTCGTCCAG GTGTTGTTGATTTGCCTGAGGAAAATCGAGAGGCTGCCTACAATGCTATCACTTTACCTGAGGAATTTCATGATTTTGACCAGCCACTGCCTGATCTAGA cGATATTGATGTGGCTCAACAATTCAGTTTGAaccagagtagagtggaagaaattACAATGAGAGAAGAAGTGGGCAACATCAGTATTCTTCAGGATAATGACTTTG GAGATTTTGGAATGGATGATCGTGAGATGATGAGAGAAGGTAGTGCATTTGAGGATGACATGCTAGTGAGTACCAGTGCGTCCAATCTTTTACTGGAGCCTGAACAGAGCACCAGTCATCTTAATGAGAAAGCTAACCACCTGGAATATGAAGACCAATACAAGGATGATAATTTTGGAGAAGGAAATGATGGAGGAATATTGG ATGACAAACTTCTTAGTAATAATGATGGAGGCATCTTTGATGACCCACCTGCTCTCTCAGAAGGTGGGGTAATGATGCCAGAACAGCCTCCCCATGATGATctggatgatgatgataatgtatCAA TGGGTGGACCAGACAGCCCAGACTCAGTAGATCCAGTTGAACCGTTACCAACTATGACTGATCAAACAACACTGGTTCCAAATGAAGAAGAAGCTTTTGCTTTGGAGCCTATTGACATCACTG TCAAGGAAACCAAAGCAAAGAGGAAGAGAAAGCTGATTGTAGACAGCGTGAAAGAGCTGGATAGCAAGACTATTAGAGCCCAATTAAGTGACTACTCTGATATTGTCACTACTTTGGACTTAGCACCTCCCACTAAGAAATTGATGATGTGGAAAGAGACGGGAGGAGTTGAAAAACTTTTCTCTCTGCCTGCTCAACCTTTGTGGAACAACAGACTATTGAAG CTTTTTACTCGCTGTCTTACACCTCTTGTACCAGAAGACCTCAGAAAGAGGAGGAAAGGTGGAGAAGCTGATAACTTGGATGAGTTCCTTAAAGACTTTGAAAACCCGGAGGTGCCCAGAGAGGaaccgcagcagcagcagcaacagcgaGATGTTATTG ATGAACCTATCTTGGAAGAGCCAAGCCGCCTACAGGAATCTATGATGGAAGGCAGCAGAACCAACTTGGATGAATCCGTCATGCCACCCCCACCACCTCAAACAGGCGTGAAACGCAAGGCTCAGCAAGTGGATCCAGAGCCTGTATTACCT CCTCAGCCATTACAACAGTTGGAAATGCCACCTGTAGAAATGCCTCCAGAAGAGCCTCAAAATATCTGCCAACTAATACCAGAGCTGGAACTTTTGCCAGaaaaagagaaggagaaggaaaaagagaaggaagaggaagaagaggaggag GAAGAAGATGGTACGGGGGGTGATCAAGATCAAGAAGAAAGAAGATGGAATAAGAGAACTCAGCAGATGCTTCATGGTCTTCAG agggcTCTTGCTAAGACTGGAGCAGAATCTATCAGTTTGCTTGAGCTGTGCAGaaatacaaacagaaaacaagCGGCAGCAAAATTCTACAGTTTCTTGGTACTCAAAAAGCAGCAAGCTATAGAGCTGACACAAGAAGAGCCCTACAGCGACATCATTGCAACACCTGGTCCCAGATTCCATATTATTTGA